A DNA window from Argopecten irradians isolate NY chromosome 10, Ai_NY, whole genome shotgun sequence contains the following coding sequences:
- the LOC138332620 gene encoding uncharacterized protein: MGCHSVLVVLFYYAAVCVDLARGTGSPGMTSILSGASSGASGGAMIPASSGTGIITSGGISGSGMISGGSGMATDGMMAGGSGITGGDDFGMISSTAIPFSGIGSGISAGMCTMIPGSSWTFYRSTGGIPTYGIGGGMMGGGAMGGGMMGGAAMGGAMGGGAMGGAAMGGMASGGMGGGMMGGGAMGGGAMGGGAMGGAAMGGMTSGGMGGGMMGGGAMGGGAMGGGAMGGAAMGGMASGGMGGGMMGGGAMGGGAMGGAAMGGMASGGMGGGIMGGGAMGGAMGGGMMGGGTMGGMTSGGMVRGAMGGAMGGAMGGAMGGAMGGMTSGGMGGGMMGGGAIGGGAMGGTMGGAMGGGMMGGAAMGGGMTGGAAMGGGAMGGGMMGGGAMGGMRRGGMSFINVRRKSKMMSCGGRVVKMSPHITTNPPPLGFRFESNVGQLSGSDRWSLVILLVLRLSSTNKPGTSLHDLAVNGTFN; the protein is encoded by the exons ATGGGGTGCCATTCGGTACTAGTTGTACTCTTCTACTATGCAGCAGTATGTGTTGACCTTGCCAGAG GCACAGGTTCGCCAGGAATGACTAGTATCTTATCCGGGGCATCATCAGGAGCATCCGGTGGCGCAATGATCCCTGCCTCTTCCGGTACTGGTATCATTACCAGCGGTGGGATTTCTGGTAGCGGAATGATATCCGGTGGTAGTGGAATGGCTACTGATGGAATGATGGCAGGCGGAAGTGGAATTACTGGTGGTGATGACTTTGGCATGATAAGCAGTACTGCAATCCCATTTTCCGGGATAGGTAGCGGAATATCTGCCGGAATGTGTACCATGATACCGGGAAGCAGCTGGACATTCTATCGCTCAACTGGGGGAATACCAACATATGGAATTGGAGGAGGAATGATGGGAGGTGGAGCAATGGGCGGGGGAATGATGGGAGGAGCAGCTATGGGAGGAGCTATGGGAGGCGGAGCGATGGGAGGAGCAGCTATGGGAGGAATGGCCAGTGGGGGCATGGGAGGAGGAATGATGGGAGGAGGAGCTATGGGAGGCGGGGCTATGGGAGGAGGAGCGATGGGAGGAGCAGCTATGGGAGGAATGACCAGTGGGGGCATGGGAGGAGGAATGATGGGAGGAGGAGCTATGGGAGGCGGGGCTATGGGAGGAGGAGCGATGGGAGGAGCAGCTATGGGAGGAATGGCCAGTGGGGGCATGGGGGGAGGAATGATGGGAGGCGGAGCTATGGGAGGCGGAGCGATGGGAGGAGCAGCTATGGGAGGAATGGCCAGTGGGGGCATGGGAGGAGGAATAATGGGAGGCGGAGCTATGGGAGGAGCTATGGGTGGAGGAATGATGGGAGGCGGGACTATGGGCGGGATGACCAGTGGGGGCATGGTAAGAGGAGCTATGGGAGGAGCTATGGGAGGAGCTATGGGAGGAGCTATGGGAGGAGCTATGGGTGGAATGACCAGTGGGGGCATGGGAGGAGGAATGATGGGAGGAGGAGCTATTGGAGGTGGGGCAATGGGTGGTACTATGGGAGGAGCTATGGGTGGAGGAATGATGGGAGGAGCAGCTATGGGAGGAGGAATGACGGGAGGAGCAGCTATGGGAGGCGGAGCTATGGGTGGAGGAATGATGGGAGGAGGAGCTATGGGAGGAATGCGCAGAGGAGGAATGTCCTTCATTAATGTCAGACGCAAATCAAAA ATGATGAgctgcggtggccgagtggttaagatgtccccacatattaccacaaaccctccacctctgggattcAGGTTCGAATCCAATGTGGGTCAGTTGTCAGGTTCTGACCGCTGGTCGCTGGTTattctcctggtactccggctttcctccaccaacaaacctggcacgtccttacatgacctggctgttaatgggacatttaactaa